From Desulfobulbaceae bacterium:
ACAGTTGATCTGAATAACAATGGTTTGGTTGATGGTACTGATATCACTGGAACCTTGTTGCAAGGTAATTTTGGTGTCGCCGAAGTAGACCATCTCAGTGGTGTGTTCCACATAGCAGGAGCAGCCTTTACTGATTATAAAAATCCAGATCTTCTCGATTTGTACGGGCTTCCTACGACTGATTCAAATGGTAATCAGATGCAATATTCAGGTAATTTTAATCTCAGTTTTGCTGCAGTTTTTGTTGCAGACGGAGCCGCTTTTACGAGCACACGGATTAATAGTGGGGATATAACCAATACGCCTGTCCCTGAGCCGGCAACAATGTTGCTGCTTGGCACCGGTTTGGTTGGCTTGGCTGGTGCTCGTCGCCGCAACAAGGCTGCTAAGAAGGTCTAAGCCGGGTAGCCGGGTAGCCGGGTAGGGTGCGCAACTGTTTTTGTTGCGCACGCGGATGGGTGGTAATTTATAACCCAAAAAGGTGCGCATGAAAAAAACATGCACACCCTACGGTGGCTACGGTGGCAACGAAACGCCTGGATCGTAAAATAACGATCCGGGCGTTTTTGCGTTGTGTGGTATGATTTGCTGTCTGTCTTAAATCCTGTCATGATACGGGGCGTATAAATGTCACAATATCGGCGCGATAATACCCCTGTGGTAGGGTGCGCAACTTCTGTTGTTGCGCACGCGGATTGGTGGTA
This genomic window contains:
- a CDS encoding PEP-CTERM sorting domain-containing protein, which produces MKKTLVKSLAMTFVGSLLVAGTAMAIPTLDFGVIAPSTGSISYSGGNAPLVGSGISVDEVVGLDTVINNGIIFKVLNGLLNFSTGALTGTWEWGGSPNSSISVVGTVDLNNNGLVDGTDITGTLLQGNFGVAEVDHLSGVFHIAGAAFTDYKNPDLLDLYGLPTTDSNGNQMQYSGNFNLSFAAVFVADGAAFTSTRINSGDITNTPVPEPATMLLLGTGLVGLAGARRRNKAAKKV